In the genome of Cryptomeria japonica chromosome 8, Sugi_1.0, whole genome shotgun sequence, one region contains:
- the LOC131030158 gene encoding uncharacterized protein LOC131030158: protein MVTCSKGPYFLKAIDCSREEKKAKFFHNQLCDSIEEVGASHVVLVVTDIAPVCKVAGMLVQKTYRQIFWTPCCVHSLNNALKDISKFQWITDLIEKGGKIQMFIWNNHHTQAIYRNFAKVELLKLVDTRFASYFILLDRLCEVKGALCSIVVSDAWATWKQSTSDIAVEVRGMVLDQYSWVDIKFVVDFIKPICEVIRFANSNMTCLGEVYETIDSMCEQVKKIADAKDISLYPLIEEKLHGRWNKLNTPLRCVAYALILNGMT from the coding sequence ATGGTAACATGTAGCAAAGGGCCTTATTTTTTGAAGGCAATAGATTGTTCAAGGGAAGAAAAAAAAGCAAAATTTTTTCATAACCAGTTATGTGACAGCATTGAGGAGGTGGGAGCATCACATGTAGTCCTAGTTGTTACTGATATTGCCCCTGTTTGTAAAGTAGCAGGCATGTTGGTGCAAAAAACGTACAGGCAGATATTTTGGACACCATGTTGTGTGCATTCGTTGAATAATGCACTCAAAGATATTAGCAAGTTCCAATGGATTACAGATCTCATAGAGAAAGGAGGGAAAATACAAATGTTCATATGGAACAATCACCACACACAAGCTATTTATCGTAACTTTGCCAAGGTGGAACTTCTCAAACTTGTTGATACACGTTTTGCATCTTACTTCATTCTTCTTGACCGCCTTTGTGAAGTCAAAGGAGCTTTGTGTTCCATAGTTGTTAGTGATGCATGGGCAACTTGGAAGCAATCTACATCAGATATTGCGGTTGAGGTGAGAGGTATGGTCCTTGATCAGTATTCTTGGGTTGATATTAAGTTTGTTGTGGACTTTATTAAGCCCATATGTGAGGTGATCAGATTTGCAAATTCAAACATGACATGTTTGGGAGAGGTTTATGAAACAATAGATTCCATGTGTGAACAAGTCAAGAAGATAGCAGATGCAAAAGATATTTCTCTATATCCTTTGATAGAGGAAAAGTTACATGGAAGGTGGAACAAACTTAACACACCTCTTCGTTGTGTGGCCTATGCCTTAATCCTAAATGGTATGACATAG
- the LOC131027947 gene encoding pentatricopeptide repeat-containing protein At3g09040, mitochondrial-like: MPSTPNLSLTLSALLREARLKEALHILLTTPNPAVNSSIYLQLLQNCISKKALSEGKQIHSYIAHGGFVFATDTLFQNNVINMYVKCGSLADARELFDQMTKRDVFSWNIIIAAYRRNGCTHEALTVFHQMQQTGTQPDQFTFASILPACAKIKDMEKGMEIHQNIIEMGILSDVVANALLDMYVKCGNIDKARKLFDNIPQKNVVLWTAMIAGYAQIGFYDEALKLFKEMPHRDVISWNVMIAGYAQNGLVEKALETFKQMQLAGVKPIPTTFASILPGCAKTGTLQQGMTIHQSIIECGYLSDVVIASALVDMYAKCRRVHTAYKLFKKMPQRNVVSWNVIIAGYAQNGFFKRALETFKQMKLEGIKPDSTTFASILSACAKMGYVEQGMDIHQSAIENGFLSDVIVTSALVDMYAKCGSVHMAYELFEKLPQRNVISWNAMISGYAQNGFAEKALETFKQMQFEGVNPDSTTLASILPACAKMGALKQGKIIHQIIIEIGFLSDVVIVSALIDMYAKCGSIDMAREMFEKMPQRNVISWNVMIAGYAQNGFCKDALKLFELMKHSGTYPDHVSFTCVLLACSHVGLVEEGCKYFNAMGDSYCITPTINHYMCVVDLLGRAGYLEETLNFIIKMPVKPMVVVWTCLLGACRAHKNIGLGVFAATLLFELDPKNAGIYVLLSNIYADAKRRHEVQMETDHIHRQKKSMQNWRNCLGS, translated from the exons ATGCCATCGACTCCCAATCTGAGTCTTACTCTCTCAGCTTTACTTAGAGAAGCTCGGTTGAAAGAGGCACTACACATTTTACTCACCACTCCAAACCCCGCTGTAAACTCTTCTATATATCTTCAACTATTGCAGAATTGCATTTCCAAGAAAGCTCTTTCAGAGGGTAAACAAATCCACTCATACATCGCTCATGGCGGATTTGTTTTTGCTACAGACACATTATTTCAAAATAACGTTATAAATATGTATGTCAAGTGTGGAAGTTTAGCGGATGCACGCGAATTGTTTGACCAAATGACTAAACGAGATGTCTTCTCATGGAATATCATAATCGCAGCTTACAGAAGAAATGGATGTACTCATGAGGCATTGACTGTCTTTCACCAAATGCAACAAACAGGCACCCAACCcgatcagttcacctttgctagCATTCTTCCAGCCTGTGCGAAAATAAAAGATATGGAAAAAGGAATGgaaatccatcaaaatataattgaaaTGGGGATTTTGTCCGATGTTGTCGCAAATGCCTTGTTGGACATGTATGTGAAATGTGGAAACATAGACAAAGCACGTAAACTGTTTGACAATATACCTCAAAAAAATGTTGTGttatggactgcaatgattgcaggatatgcacaaattgGATTTTATGACGAGGCTTTAAAGCTTTTCAAAGAAATGCCTCACAGAGATGTGATTTCATGGAATGTAATGATTGCAGGGTATGCACAAAATGGGTtggttgaaaaggctttagaaacttttaagcaaatgcaattggcaggtgtaaagcccatccccacaacctttgccagcatcctcccaggCTGTGCGAAAACGGGAACTTTGCAACAGGGAATGACCATCCATCAGAGTATAATCGAGTGCGGATACTTGTCAGATGTTGTGATTGCtagtgccctggtagacatgtatgcaaaatgtagaaGAGTACACACGGCATATAAACTGTTTAAGAAAATGCCACAGAGAAATGTGGTTTCATGGAATGTGattattgcaggatatgcacaaaatgggtttTTCAAAAGGGCCTTGGAAACTTTTAAGCAAATGAAGTTGGAAGGTATTAAGCCAGACTCCAcaacgtttgccagcatcctctcAGCTTGTGCGAAAATGGGATAtgtggaacagggtatggacattcatcaaagtgCAATTGAAAATGGATTTTTGTCAGATGTTATAGTTACcagtgccctggtagacatgtatgcaaagtgTGGAAGTGTACATATGGCATATGAACTGTTTGAGAAACttcctcaaagaaatgtgatctcatggaatgcaatgatttcaGGATATGCCCAAAATGGGTTTGctgaaaaggctttggaaacttttaagcaaatgcaattcgAAGGTGTAAATCCAGACTCCACAACTCTTGCTAGTatcctcccagcctgtgccaaaatgggagctttgaagcAGGGCAAGATCATCCATCAAATCATTATTGAAATTggatttttgtcagatgttgtaatcgttagtgccctgatagacatgtatgcaaaatgtggaagcatagacatggCACGCGAAATGTTTGAAAAAATGCCGCAAAGAAACGTGATCTCATGGAATGTTATGATCGCAGGCTATGCACAAAATGGCTTTTGCAAGGATGCTCTCAAACTTTTTGAACTAATGAAGCACTCTGGAACATACCCTGACCATGTAAGCTTCACGTGTGTTTTATTAGCATGCAGCCATGTAGGCTTAGTGGAAGAGGGTTGTAAATACTTCAATGCCATGGGTGACTCTTACTGTATAACTCCTACAATTAATCATTATATGTGTGTAGTTGACCTCCTTGGTCGTGCTGGCTATCTTGAGGAAACGTTAAACTTTATCATCAAAATGCCAGTTAAACCTATGGTGGTTGTGTGGACATGCTTGCTTGGTGCCTGTAGAGCGCATAAGAATATAGGTCTAGGAGTATTTGCTGCAACTCTTCTTTTCGAGCTGGATCCTAAAAATGCTGGAATTTATGTTCTTCTTTCAAACATCTATGCCGATGCGAAGAGGCGGCACGAGGTTCAAATG GAGACAGATCACATCCACAGACAGAAGAAATCTATGCAAAATTGGAGAAATTGTCTTGGGAGCTGA
- the LOC131030076 gene encoding pentatricopeptide repeat-containing protein At2g37320-like encodes MPQRDVVTWTAMTTGYAQNWFVEKAWGIFRQMQSASVNPDHTTFASILPDCAKIGSLEQGIGIIQSLIESVFSSDVVASALVDMYAKCGSMLRVRELFDKMPERNEISWNATIAGYVHNRFCKDDLELFELMKHSKTKSDRVCFICVLLAYSHAGLADEGCKCFNCLSD; translated from the coding sequence atgcctcaaagagatgtggtTACATGGACTGCAATGActacaggatatgcacaaaattggTTTGTTGAAAAGGCCTGGGGAATTTTTAGGCAAATGCAATCGGCAAGTGTTAATCCAGACcacacaacctttgccagcattctcCCAGACTGTGCTAAAATAGGGAGTTTGGAACAGGGCATCGGTATCATTCAAAGTTTAATCGAAAGTGTTTTTTCATCAGATGTAGTTGCaagtgccctggtagacatgtatgcaaaatgtggaagtatgCTTAGAGtacgtgaattgtttgacaaaatgcctgaaagaaatgagATCTCATGGAATGCTACGATTGCAGGATATGTACATAATAGATTTTGCAAGGATGATCTCGAACTCTTTGAACTAATGAAGCACTCTAAGACCAAGTCTGACCGTGTATGCTTCATTTGTGTTTTATTAGCATACAGCCATGCAGGTTTAGCAGACGAGGGCTGCAAATGCTTCAATTGTTTAAGTGACTAA